A window of Aurantibacillus circumpalustris genomic DNA:
TGAAACAATATTAAATAGAGAGTAAGATGGATATTTTAATAAAGCCAATCATCACAGAAAAGATGACCGCACAAGCCGAAAAATTAAATCGCTATGGCTTCGTGGTGGCAAAAGAGGCTAACAAGTTAGAGATTAAAGCAGCAGTTGAGAAAATGTACAGCGTAAAAGTTGATTCAGTAAATACTCAACAGTATGTTGGAAAAGTTAAGACTCGTAACACTACACGTGGTGTAGCTGTTGGACGTGTTAACCGCAACAAAAAAGCTATCGTAACTTTAAAACAAGGCGAAGTAATTGATTTTTACGCAAGTATATAAATTGGAGAATTAACGATTGTTGAATTTTTAAAATCAACAAATCCGAAACTCAACAAATCAAAAAATTAGAAAAAATGGCATTAAAAAAATATAGACCACTTACACCTACGTTAAGATACAAACTTTCTTCAAGCTTCGAGGAGATAACCGCGAGCAAACCAGAAAAAAGCTTAATCGTAAAAACAAATTATTCTTCCGGAGGTCGTAATAATTCAGGTAAAATGACTATGCGCTATATTGGCGGTGGTCACAAAAAAGTTATTCGTTTAATCGACTTCAAACGT
This region includes:
- the rplW gene encoding 50S ribosomal protein L23; this encodes MDILIKPIITEKMTAQAEKLNRYGFVVAKEANKLEIKAAVEKMYSVKVDSVNTQQYVGKVKTRNTTRGVAVGRVNRNKKAIVTLKQGEVIDFYASI